A genomic segment from Triticum dicoccoides isolate Atlit2015 ecotype Zavitan chromosome 1A, WEW_v2.0, whole genome shotgun sequence encodes:
- the LOC119349295 gene encoding phenylacetaldehyde reductase-like, with product MAPPRVCVTGGGGYIASWLVKLLLSRGYAVHATVRDPCDQKNAHLMQLDGAAESLSLFKADVLDRAALAAAVEGCQGVFHVASPVPADKTVDPESEIMVPAVKGTLNILEVCSSLKVQKVVVVSSTAAVHSNPNWPQGKPKDESCWSDRKICMEKEAWYSLAKTVAEEAAWEYAEKNELNVVTLCRCIVFGPQLQPVVNTTSELLIYVIKGGPNVLNDTPLQIVDVRDVADALLLIYEKPESSGRYICAPNYISTKALLELLKKTYPDYNYVKCKADAHQNSPVTPISSAKLSNLGWNPRALEETLLDSIEYYRKMGILQDVEGQTYRLPDIFRHYQAAEE from the exons atggcacCACCGCGGGTGTGCGTGACCGGCGGCGGCGGGTACATCGCCTCGTGGCTCGTCAAGCTGCTCCTCTCCCGGGGCTACGCCGTCCACGCCACCGTCCGCGACCCAT GTGACCAGAAGAACGCGCATCTGATGCAGCTGGACGGCGCGGCGGAGAGCCTGAGCTTGTTCAAGGCCGACGTGCTCGACCGCGCCGCGCTGGCCGCCGCCGTCGAGGGCTGCCAGGGCGTCTTCCATGTCGCCTCCCCTGTTCCCGCGGATAAGACCGTCGACCCTGAG TCAGAAATCATGGTGCCTGCCGTGAAGGGCACCCTAAATATTCTTGAAGTTTGTTCATCTCTGAAGgttcagaaggttgtggtggtgtcaTCCACTGCTGCTGTTCATTCTAACCCCAACTGGCCTCAGGGTAAACCCAAAGACGAGAGTTGCTGGTCCGACAGAAAAATATGCATGGAGAAGGAG GCCTGGTATAGTCTTGCTAAAACTGTTGCTGAAGAGGCAGCatgggaatatgcagagaagaatgagcTCAATGTGGTTACTTTATGTCGTTGTATTGTTTTTGGGCCACAATTGCAACCTGTTGTCAACACCACCAGCGAACTCCTCATCTACGTCATAAAAG GGGGTCCTAATGTGTTGAATGACACGCCGTTGCAAATAGTCGATGTCCGTGATGTGGCCGATGCTTTGCTTCTGATATATGAGAAACCAGAATCATCCGGGAGATATATCTGCGCACCAAATTACATTAGCACAAAGGCTTTGCTGGAGCTGCTAAAGAAGACGTACCCTGACTACAACTATGTAAAATG CAAGGCCGATGCACATCAAAACTCTCCTGTCACGCCGATTTCGTCGGCAAAATTGAGTAATCTGGGCTGGAATCCGAGGGCATTGGAGGAGACGCTCCTGGACAGCATCGAATACTACCGAAAGATGGGAATTCTGCAGGATGTCGAGGGACAGACCTACCGCCTTCCTGATATTTTCCGCCATTATCAAGCTGCCGAAGAGTGA